The genomic region GTCGTGAGGTATAAGACGCCTTGCCTCCACTTCCCGTTCCCATCGCCGGAGCACGTCGGCGCTCGTATCGCCGCGGATTCCCAAGTTGTAACAGGTGATGGCGGTCTCAGCCGACCTCGACGCGGCACATGCCCGTCCCGGCCAGCCGAGATACGCCGGGTCGCCGGTCCCGTTCACGTAGGAATCACCGATGAAGTATATACGTATGTCTTCCACTACCTTGCGATCCTCTCCGTTGTTCGTCCAACTGTCCTGACTCGTACAGACCGATCTGTCCGCGGTTTATCGATCCCTGTTTATTGCTCAATACGCAATCTGATCAAAGCATCCGGAAACGCTCTAAGCATACGAATTACTGGTGTATTTATCAATTGCCAATTTCGTCGCGGGATGGAAAATTGGTAGTGGATATCAGCCTCTGGCGTACGTCGTATGGCAGACAGGCTTTTACAGGGCAATAAACATGCGCGCATATGTAATTGATCACAACCTGGCTACCGCAGCCGATTTGCCGGAGCTTGGGGGACCCGGACCCGGCGAGGCGCTCGTCAGGGTCCGATCCGTTTCACTGAACTATCGTGACCTCATGGTTGCCAGGGGCAGGTACGGCAAGCCGTTCGAGGGGACGTTCGTCGCCGGGTCCGACATGGCGGGCGATGTTTTGAAAACGGGACCGGACGTAAAGGAAATCCGGCCGGGTGACCGGGTCGTGAACGCGCCTTTCCTGCATTGGCCCGCCGGGAGACTCACGCCTGACCGGATGAAGACCCTGGTGGGAGCGGGTGGCGTGGGCGGGGTCCTGTGCGAAGAGGTGCTGTATCCCGCGGACGCCCTGGTTCCCATGCCACCCCATTTCTCGCACCACGAGGGATCGACATTGCCGATTGCCGGGCTGACCGCCTGGGCATCGGTCGTATCGCAGGGTGATGTGCAGGCCGGGGAGTGGGTTCTGCTCCACGGAACGGGCGGTGTTTCCGTTTTTGCGGCCCAGTTGACGCGCATCATGGGTGCGCGAGTGCTGCTGACCACGTCGTCCGAAGAGAAATCCAGCCGGATGAAAGCGGAATTCGGTGTGCTGGAGACCTTTGACTACCGGGACGAGGGATGGCCGGAACAGGTTCGTTCTTGTACCGGCGGGGCCGGGGTCGACCTGGTCGTGGACGTGGCGGGCGGCCAGACCTTCGCGAAATCCCTGAAGGCCTGCGCACTGCATGCCCGGGTATCGCTCGTGGGCATCCTGGACGGATTCGAAACGCGTCTCAATCCCTTCGACATCATCGGCCGGCAAATCCAGGTACGGGGAATTTACACTTCCTCCACCGACGATCTGTACGACCTGGTCAGGGCCTGCGAAGCGTCGGGACTCAGGCCCTGCATCGACCGGGTGTTTCCCTTCGATGAAGTACCCGCGGCCTACGACTACCTCGAATCCCAGCGGCATCTC from Gemmatimonadota bacterium harbors:
- a CDS encoding NAD(P)-dependent alcohol dehydrogenase, with the protein product MRAYVIDHNLATAADLPELGGPGPGEALVRVRSVSLNYRDLMVARGRYGKPFEGTFVAGSDMAGDVLKTGPDVKEIRPGDRVVNAPFLHWPAGRLTPDRMKTLVGAGGVGGVLCEEVLYPADALVPMPPHFSHHEGSTLPIAGLTAWASVVSQGDVQAGEWVLLHGTGGVSVFAAQLTRIMGARVLLTTSSEEKSSRMKAEFGVLETFDYRDEGWPEQVRSCTGGAGVDLVVDVAGGQTFAKSLKACALHARVSLVGILDGFETRLNPFDIIGRQIQVRGIYTSSTDDLYDLVRACEASGLRPCIDRVFPFDEVPAAYDYLESQRHLGKIVCALS